AACATCTTCAAGATGGGCGGCCTGTGGAAGAAGCTGCCGCTGGCCTACGCCAGCTTCATCGTCGGCGGCGCGGCCCTGGCGGCCCTGCCCCTGGTCACCGCCGGCTTCTACTCCAAGGACGAGATCCTCTGGGAAGCCTTTGCCAGCGGTAACGAAGGTCTGCTGTATGCCGGTCTGGTGGGGGCCTTCATGACCTCGCTGTACACCTTCCGCCTGATCTTCATCACCTTCCACGGCGAAGCGAAGACCGAAGCCCATGCCGGCCATGGCATCAGCCACTGGCTGCCGCTGTCGGTGCTGATCATCCTGTCGACCGCCATCGGCGCGATGATCACCCCGCCGCTGCACGGCGTGCTGCCGCAAAGCGTCGGCCATGCCGGCGGCGAAGCCAAGCACAGCCTGGAAATCGCCTCGGGCGCCATCGCCATCGCCGGTATCCTGCTGGCCGCGCTGCTGTTCCTCGGCAAGCGCCGCTTCGTCAGCGCCGTCGCCAACAGCGGTATCGGCCGCGTCCTCTCGGCCTGGTGGTTCGCTGCCTGGGGCTTCGACTGGATCTACGACAAACTGTTCGTCAAGCCATATCTGGCGATCAGCCATGTACTGCGCAAAGACCCGCTCGACCAGACCATCGGTCTGATCCCGCGCCTGGCCAAAGGGGGCCACAACTCCCTGAGCCGTACGGAAACCGGTCAACTGCGTTGGTACGCCGCCTCGATGGCTGCGGGTGCCGTGCTGGTTATCGGCGCCGTCGTGCTGGTAGCGGTCTGATATGAACCTTGCGAACTTGCGAAAGGAATTGAGCCCGTCATGATTCTGCCTTGGCTAATCCTGATCCCCTTCATCGGCGGCCTGCTGTGCTGGATGGGTGAGCGCTTCGGCGCCACCCTCCCCCGCTGGATTGCGCTGTTGACCATGTCCCTGGAACTCGCTCTCGGCCTCTGGCTGTGGGCCCATGGTGACTATTCATTCGCTCCGGCCCCCGGTGCCGATCCGACCTGGACCCTAGAGTTCAAGCACGTCTGGATCCAGCGCTTCGGCATCAACGTGCACCTGGCCCTCGATGGCCTGTCGCTGCTGATGATCCTGCTGACCGGCCTGCTGGGCGTGCTTTCGGTCCTCTGCTCGTGGAAAGAGATCCAGCGTCACGTGGGCTTCTTCCACCTGAACCTGATGTGGATCCTGGGCGGCGTCGTCGGCGTGTTCCTCGCCCTCGACCTGTTCATGTTCTTCTTCTTCTGGGAAATGATGCTGGTGCCGATGTACTTCCTCATCGCGCTCTGGGGTCACAGCTCCTCGGACGGCAAGAAGACCCGGATCTACGCAGCGACCAAGTTCTTCATCTTCACCCAGGCTTCCGGCCTGATCATGCTGGTGGCGATCCTCGGCCTGGTACTGGTCAACTTCAACAACACCGGCGTGATTACCTTCAACTACGCCGATCTGTTGAAGACCAAGATGTCGACCGCCACCGAATACGTGCTGATGCTGGGTTTCTTCATCGCGTTCGCGGTGAAGCTGCCGGTGGTGCCGTTCCACTCCTGGCTGCCTGACGCTCACGCCCAGGCACCGACCGCAGGCTCCGTGGACCTGGCGGGTATCCTGCTGAAGACTGCGGCCTACGGCCTGCTGCGCTTCGCCCTGCCGCTGTTCCCGAACGCCTCGGCCGAGTTCGCGCCGATCGCCATGACCCTGGGCCTGATCGGGATTTTCTACGGTGCCTTCCTGGCCTTCGCCCAGACCGACATCAAGCGCCTGATCGCCTTCTCCAGCGTTTCGCACATGGGCTTCGTGCTGATCGGTATCTACTCCGGCAGCCAGCAGGCCCTGCAAGGCGCGGTGATCCAGATGCTGGCCCACGGCCTGTCGGCGGCGGCGCTGTTTATCCTCAGCGGCCAGCTGTACGAACGCACCCACACCCGCGACATGCGTGAAATGGGCGGCCTGTGGTCGAAGATCGCCTACCTGCCGGCGATCAGCCTGTTCTTCGCCGCCGCATCCCTGGGCCTGCCGGGAACCGGCAACTTCGTCGGCGAGTTCCTGATCCTGATCGGTACCTTCGCCAGCGCTCCGTGGATCACCGCGATCGCCACCTCCGGCCTGGTATTCGGTTCGGTCTACTCGCTGATCATGATCCACCGTGCCTACTTCGGTCCGGCCAAGTCGGACGCGGTACTGCACGGCATGGATGCTCGCGAACTGATCATGGTGCTCGGCCTGGCAGCGCTGCTGGTGTACCTCGGCGTCTACCCGCAACCGTTCCTCGATACCTCTGCCGCTACGATGCATGGCGTGCAGCAATGGCTCGGCACCGCCTTCACTCAACTCGCTTCGGCCCGGTAAGAGCGCTATGGACTTTACGATTCAACACTTTATCGCGCTTGCGCCGCTGTTGATCACCAGCCTCACCATCGTTGTGGTGATGCTGGCGATCGCCTGGCGTCGCAACCATGCGCAAACCTTCCTGCTGTCGGTCGCCGGCCTGAACCTGGCATTGCTGTCGATCCTGCCGGCCTTGAAAGTCGCCCCCCTGGCGGTGACTCCACTGTTGCAGATCGACCAGTTCGCCTGCCTGTACATGGCGCTGATCCTGGTGGCCACCCTGGCCTGCGTCACCCTCGCCCATGCCTACCTGGGCGACGGCGGCACCGGCTACCCGGGCAACCGCGAAGAGCTGTACCTGCTGATCCTGATGGCCGCCGCCGGCGGCCTGGTGCTGGTCAGCGCGCAACACCTGGCCGGCTTGTTCATCGGCCTGGAGCTGCTCTCGGTACCGGTCTACGGCCTGGTGGCGTATGCCTTCTTCAACAAGCGCTCGCTGGAAGCCGGCATCAAGTACATGGTGCTGTCGGCCGCCGGCTCCGCGTTCCTGCTGTTCGGCATGGCCCTGCTCTACGCCGAAGCCGGCAGCCTGAGCTTCAACGGCATCGGCCAGGCCCTGGCCGCGACCGGCCTGCCTAGCCCGCTGGCCCAACTGGGCCTGGGCATGATGCTGATCGGCCTGGCCTTCAAGCTGTCGCTGGTGCCGTTCCACCTGTGGACCCCGGACGTCTACGAAGGCGCCCCGGCGCCGGTGGCGGCCTTC
This portion of the Pseudomonas sp. MRSN 12121 genome encodes:
- the nuoN gene encoding NADH-quinone oxidoreductase subunit NuoN — encoded protein: MDFTIQHFIALAPLLITSLTIVVVMLAIAWRRNHAQTFLLSVAGLNLALLSILPALKVAPLAVTPLLQIDQFACLYMALILVATLACVTLAHAYLGDGGTGYPGNREELYLLILMAAAGGLVLVSAQHLAGLFIGLELLSVPVYGLVAYAFFNKRSLEAGIKYMVLSAAGSAFLLFGMALLYAEAGSLSFNGIGQALAATGLPSPLAQLGLGMMLIGLAFKLSLVPFHLWTPDVYEGAPAPVAAFLATASKVAVFAVMVRLFQISPVASSGVLNTVLTVIAIASILFGNLLALTQSNLKRLLGYSSIAHFGYLLIALVASKGLAMEAIGVYLVTYVITSLGAFGVITLMSSPYKGRDADALYEYRGLFWRRPYLTAVLTVMMLSLAGIPLTAGFIGKFYIIATGVEAHQWWLVGSLVLGSAIGVFYYLRVMVTLYLIEPNLRRVDAQLHWEQKAGGVMLLAIAVLAFFLGVYPQPLLTLVQQSGLAG
- the nuoM gene encoding NADH-quinone oxidoreductase subunit M, coding for MILPWLILIPFIGGLLCWMGERFGATLPRWIALLTMSLELALGLWLWAHGDYSFAPAPGADPTWTLEFKHVWIQRFGINVHLALDGLSLLMILLTGLLGVLSVLCSWKEIQRHVGFFHLNLMWILGGVVGVFLALDLFMFFFFWEMMLVPMYFLIALWGHSSSDGKKTRIYAATKFFIFTQASGLIMLVAILGLVLVNFNNTGVITFNYADLLKTKMSTATEYVLMLGFFIAFAVKLPVVPFHSWLPDAHAQAPTAGSVDLAGILLKTAAYGLLRFALPLFPNASAEFAPIAMTLGLIGIFYGAFLAFAQTDIKRLIAFSSVSHMGFVLIGIYSGSQQALQGAVIQMLAHGLSAAALFILSGQLYERTHTRDMREMGGLWSKIAYLPAISLFFAAASLGLPGTGNFVGEFLILIGTFASAPWITAIATSGLVFGSVYSLIMIHRAYFGPAKSDAVLHGMDARELIMVLGLAALLVYLGVYPQPFLDTSAATMHGVQQWLGTAFTQLASAR